The following coding sequences lie in one Vibrio sp. BS-M-Sm-2 genomic window:
- the pmbA gene encoding metalloprotease PmbA: MDVKQQVAQQRVELEAAVAKALDMASVSADAAEVAITKSTGLSVSTRMCEVENVEFNSDGALGITVYRGQKKGSASTSDLSEKAIAQTVAAALDIAQYTSEDPFAGPAAKEYMVKEIPDLDLFHPDEPNPDYAAEIAIAAEKQALAYSDKIKQSDGASYDSHYGVKVYGNSHGLLASYASSRHSTSCCVIGQGANGEMERDYSYTVARHRDELWTPERVGQEAAEKTISRLDAKKLPTGQYPIMFANDVATGLIGHLVMAISGGNLYRKSSFLLDHLGQKILPDWFNISERPHILRGLASSPFDSEGVYTQDREIITDGVLATYLLTSYAARKMDMTPTGHAGGIHNWFVKSTGQNFEQMLKELGTGFLVTEVMGQGVNTVTGDYSRGAAGFWVENGEIQYPVSEVTIAGNLKDMFTQIVAVGNDVETRSQIQTGSILLESMKVAGE, encoded by the coding sequence ATGGATGTAAAACAGCAAGTCGCCCAGCAAAGAGTTGAGCTAGAAGCCGCAGTAGCAAAAGCGTTGGACATGGCCTCTGTGAGTGCCGACGCCGCTGAAGTTGCTATTACTAAGTCAACGGGTTTAAGTGTTTCAACACGTATGTGTGAAGTGGAAAACGTTGAATTTAATAGTGATGGTGCGCTTGGTATTACTGTTTATCGCGGCCAGAAAAAAGGCAGCGCATCTACATCTGATCTGAGCGAGAAGGCGATTGCCCAAACGGTAGCAGCCGCACTTGATATCGCTCAGTACACATCTGAAGACCCGTTTGCAGGTCCTGCAGCAAAAGAATACATGGTAAAAGAAATTCCAGACTTGGATCTTTTCCACCCTGATGAGCCTAACCCAGATTATGCCGCTGAGATTGCGATTGCTGCTGAGAAGCAAGCGTTAGCTTACAGCGACAAGATCAAACAAAGCGATGGCGCGAGCTACGACAGTCACTACGGTGTTAAGGTTTATGGTAACAGCCATGGCTTACTAGCAAGCTACGCTTCAAGCCGCCACAGCACGAGCTGCTGCGTGATTGGACAAGGCGCTAACGGTGAAATGGAACGTGACTACAGCTACACCGTTGCACGTCACCGTGATGAGCTGTGGACGCCTGAGCGTGTAGGTCAGGAAGCTGCAGAAAAGACCATTAGCCGTTTGGATGCGAAAAAGCTACCAACAGGCCAATACCCAATTATGTTCGCTAACGATGTTGCTACTGGCCTGATCGGTCACCTTGTGATGGCAATCAGTGGTGGTAATCTTTACCGTAAATCCTCTTTCTTATTGGATCATCTAGGACAGAAAATTCTACCGGATTGGTTCAATATATCAGAGCGTCCTCATATCCTGCGTGGCTTGGCTTCGAGCCCATTTGATAGCGAAGGTGTTTACACTCAAGATCGCGAAATCATCACTGATGGCGTGTTAGCAACTTACCTGCTAACGAGCTATGCCGCACGTAAAATGGATATGACACCAACAGGTCATGCTGGTGGTATTCATAACTGGTTTGTTAAATCGACCGGTCAAAACTTTGAGCAGATGCTAAAAGAGCTAGGTACAGGCTTCTTAGTGACGGAAGTGATGGGCCAAGGCGTTAATACCGTAACGGGTGATTACTCTCGTGGCGCTGCGGGTTTCTGGGTTGAGAACGGAGAGATCCAATACCCAGTATCGGAAGTGACGATTGCGGGTAACCTAAAAGACATGTTTACTCAGATTGTAGCGGTTGGTAACGACGTAGAAACACGTTCGCAAATTCAAACGGGTTCTATCCTGCTTGAGTCGATGAAAGTCGCGGGTGAGTAA
- a CDS encoding gamma-glutamylcyclotransferase, giving the protein MQHLIFVYGTLRKDQSNHHYLKQCECLGRFDTPEEYALFDLVAYPAMIFGKKSVAGEVYIINDEILESLDRLEDVPVEYRREQIETIFGLAWVYLYQLDLTANKEILSGDWCKQNNPL; this is encoded by the coding sequence ATGCAGCACCTCATTTTTGTTTATGGGACATTGAGAAAAGACCAATCGAACCACCACTATTTAAAACAGTGTGAGTGTTTAGGAAGGTTTGACACACCTGAGGAATACGCACTTTTTGATTTAGTTGCGTATCCGGCGATGATTTTCGGAAAGAAAAGTGTCGCTGGCGAGGTCTATATCATTAACGACGAAATTTTGGAGTCGCTCGATCGGCTAGAAGATGTTCCTGTTGAGTATCGTCGCGAGCAAATAGAGACTATATTTGGATTAGCATGGGTATATTTATATCAGCTTGATCTAACAGCTAATAAAGAAATACTTTCGGGTGACTGGTGTAAGCAGAACAACCCGCTATAG
- the yjgA gene encoding ribosome biogenesis factor YjgA, whose amino-acid sequence MARKNQKAPWEPEEEIIWVSKTEMKTDMEALQKLGEELVSLKPSVLDKFPLSEDLAQAIKDAQRFKNEAKRRQLQYIGKVMRNVDPEPIQAALDKVRNKHSQATAELHKLEQLRDRVVAEGDAAISEVMDMYPEADRQRLRQLARQANKEKSANKPAKASREIFQILKELKLED is encoded by the coding sequence ATGGCTCGCAAAAACCAAAAAGCCCCATGGGAACCAGAAGAAGAAATCATCTGGGTAAGTAAGACAGAAATGAAAACCGACATGGAAGCGCTACAAAAACTGGGGGAAGAACTTGTTTCCCTGAAGCCTTCTGTATTAGACAAGTTTCCTCTGTCTGAAGATTTGGCACAAGCGATTAAAGATGCACAACGCTTTAAAAATGAAGCGAAGCGCCGTCAACTTCAATACATTGGTAAAGTAATGCGCAATGTTGATCCTGAGCCAATTCAAGCGGCTTTGGATAAAGTACGTAACAAGCACTCGCAAGCAACCGCTGAGCTGCACAAGCTTGAGCAACTGCGTGATCGTGTTGTTGCTGAAGGCGATGCTGCCATTTCAGAAGTCATGGACATGTACCCTGAAGCAGACCGTCAGCGTCTTCGTCAGCTAGCTCGCCAAGCTAACAAAGAGAAATCAGCGAACAAGCCAGCAAAGGCTTCTCGTGAGATCTTCCAAATCTTAAAAGAGCTAAAGCTAGAAGACTAA
- a CDS encoding DUF2799 domain-containing protein: protein MKYLLLVLSVMLFGCAQTPPPTSMNTADWQSFGEEMALKGKIKQTEASLAEAASSPSIDADLYGAYGQGYEMGKTQYCSQNPRALGRRGETYLGICDDVDKWFRFNYERGAESKYSVQ from the coding sequence ATGAAATATCTATTATTGGTGCTATCAGTAATGTTATTTGGTTGTGCGCAAACTCCGCCACCAACGTCAATGAACACAGCCGATTGGCAGAGCTTTGGCGAAGAAATGGCGCTAAAAGGAAAAATCAAGCAGACTGAAGCAAGTTTGGCTGAAGCCGCGTCTTCACCATCCATTGATGCAGACTTATATGGCGCTTATGGTCAGGGTTATGAAATGGGTAAAACTCAGTATTGTTCTCAAAACCCGAGAGCGCTAGGGCGCCGTGGTGAGACTTACCTTGGGATTTGTGACGACGTCGATAAATGGTTCCGTTTCAACTACGAACGTGGTGCTGAATCAAAGTATAGCGTTCAATAA
- the fbp gene encoding class 1 fructose-bisphosphatase, whose product MSEMRTLGEFIVAKQNDFPHASGDLSSLLSSIRLAAKIVNREINKAGLVDITGAVGTDNVQGEEQQKLDLYANDKFKAALEARDQVCGVASEEEDEAVAFNKELNKNAKYVVLMDPLDGSSNIDVNVSVGTIFSIYRRVSPIGTPPTQEDFLQPGHKQVAAGYVIYGSSTMLVYTTGAGVNGFTYDPSLGTFCLSHENMMIPDEGKIYSINEGNYIRFPTGVKKYIKYCQESEPSDNRPYTSRYIGSLVSDFHRNLLKGGIYLYPSTESHPQGKLRLLYECNPIAFIMEQAGGIASDGAQRIMDIKPTELHQRVPFFVGSKSMVKKVEEFLELNPD is encoded by the coding sequence ATGTCTGAGATGCGCACCCTTGGTGAGTTCATTGTTGCAAAACAAAATGACTTCCCCCATGCAAGCGGTGATCTATCATCCCTTTTGTCATCAATTCGTCTTGCTGCAAAAATTGTTAACCGCGAAATTAACAAGGCAGGTCTTGTCGATATTACTGGCGCTGTTGGTACAGACAACGTTCAAGGTGAAGAGCAACAAAAGCTAGACCTGTACGCTAACGACAAATTTAAAGCCGCACTTGAAGCCCGAGACCAAGTTTGTGGTGTCGCGAGTGAAGAAGAAGACGAAGCCGTCGCCTTCAATAAAGAGCTCAACAAAAACGCAAAATACGTTGTACTGATGGATCCACTTGATGGTTCTTCAAACATCGATGTGAATGTATCGGTTGGTACAATTTTCTCAATCTACCGCCGAGTATCACCGATTGGTACTCCACCAACACAAGAAGATTTCCTACAACCTGGACACAAGCAAGTAGCTGCGGGTTACGTAATTTACGGTTCTTCAACCATGCTTGTTTACACAACAGGTGCTGGCGTAAATGGCTTCACCTACGACCCATCACTGGGTACCTTCTGTCTATCTCATGAAAACATGATGATCCCTGACGAAGGTAAGATTTACTCAATCAACGAAGGTAACTACATTCGTTTCCCTACAGGTGTTAAGAAGTACATCAAGTACTGTCAGGAAAGCGAACCAAGTGATAATCGTCCTTACACTTCTCGCTACATTGGTTCTCTTGTCTCTGATTTTCACCGTAACCTACTTAAAGGCGGCATCTACCTGTACCCAAGTACAGAAAGCCATCCTCAAGGCAAGCTGCGTCTATTGTATGAGTGCAACCCAATAGCCTTCATAATGGAGCAAGCTGGTGGTATCGCCTCCGATGGTGCCCAACGCATCATGGATATCAAACCAACAGAGCTACACCAACGTGTACCTTTCTTTGTCGGTTCGAAGAGCATGGTAAAAAAAGTAGAAGAGTTTCTTGAGCTTAACCCAGACTAA
- the thiB gene encoding thiamine ABC transporter substrate binding subunit, whose product MKFTLTTLAVTTAISFSAFAADNTLTVYTYDSFAADWGPRPAVEKAFEEKCGCDVNFVALEDGVSILNRLRLEGGNSKADILLGLDNNLMAEAKATGLLAEHNVDTSSVTLPNGWNDSTFVPYDFGYFAFVYNKEKLANPPKSLKELVELRDDLKVIYQDPRTSTPGQGMMLWMKSVYGDEATAAWKKLAQKTVTVTKGWSEAYSMFLEGESDLVLSYTTSPAYHIIAESDSKYAAASFEEGHYTQVEVAAKVKGSKNEKLADDFMAFILSNEFQSAMPTGNWMYPVTDIELPKGFEQLTVPQKALSFTPEEIAAKRKPWIREWQSALTF is encoded by the coding sequence GTGAAATTCACATTAACTACTCTTGCTGTTACTACAGCGATCTCTTTTTCTGCCTTTGCTGCAGACAATACTTTGACCGTATACACCTATGACTCTTTTGCTGCGGATTGGGGCCCTCGTCCTGCCGTTGAAAAAGCATTCGAAGAAAAATGTGGTTGTGATGTGAATTTTGTCGCGCTAGAAGATGGCGTCTCTATCCTGAACCGTTTACGTCTTGAAGGGGGCAATAGCAAAGCCGATATCTTGCTAGGTCTCGACAACAACCTGATGGCTGAAGCGAAAGCGACGGGCTTATTGGCTGAGCATAATGTTGATACTTCATCAGTAACGCTTCCTAATGGTTGGAACGATAGCACTTTTGTTCCCTATGACTTTGGCTACTTTGCTTTTGTTTACAACAAAGAGAAGTTGGCAAACCCGCCGAAGAGCTTGAAAGAACTGGTTGAGCTGCGAGATGATCTTAAGGTTATCTACCAAGACCCACGTACATCAACACCAGGTCAAGGCATGATGCTTTGGATGAAGTCGGTATACGGTGATGAAGCGACAGCAGCATGGAAGAAGCTTGCTCAGAAAACAGTGACTGTAACCAAAGGTTGGTCTGAAGCTTATTCTATGTTCCTAGAAGGTGAGTCGGATTTAGTGTTGTCTTACACAACGTCTCCGGCTTACCACATTATTGCTGAGAGCGATTCTAAGTACGCAGCAGCAAGCTTCGAAGAAGGGCATTACACTCAAGTTGAAGTGGCCGCTAAAGTTAAAGGCAGTAAGAACGAGAAACTGGCTGATGATTTTATGGCGTTTATCCTAAGTAATGAATTCCAATCGGCGATGCCAACAGGCAACTGGATGTACCCAGTGACCGATATTGAGCTTCCAAAAGGGTTCGAGCAACTTACGGTTCCTCAGAAAGCGCTAAGCTTCACGCCTGAAGAAATTGCCGCTAAGCGCAAGCCTTGGATCCGAGAGTGGCAGAGCGCACTTACTTTTTAA
- a CDS encoding flavin prenyltransferase UbiX gives MTKHDKAITLAFTGASGAPYGLRLLECLLAADYQVYLLISSAARVVLATEHELKLPAGPDAAKQALVKHLGCAPEKLVVCGKDDWFSPVASGSAAPKQMVVCPCSAGSLASIAHGLSDNLIERAADVVMKERGQLLLVVRETPFSTLHLENMHKLSTMGVTIMPAAPGFYHQPKSIEDLVDFMVARILDHLGIEQGLVPRWGYDQRN, from the coding sequence ATGACAAAACACGATAAAGCGATAACTCTTGCTTTCACTGGCGCATCCGGTGCGCCTTATGGCCTACGTTTACTTGAATGCCTTTTGGCGGCCGATTATCAGGTCTATTTGCTGATTTCATCGGCTGCGCGAGTGGTATTGGCGACCGAGCATGAGCTTAAGTTACCTGCTGGGCCGGATGCGGCGAAACAAGCTTTGGTTAAACACCTTGGCTGCGCCCCAGAAAAGCTTGTGGTGTGTGGCAAAGACGACTGGTTCTCACCGGTTGCCTCTGGTTCAGCAGCGCCTAAGCAGATGGTAGTGTGTCCATGTTCTGCGGGAAGTTTGGCTTCGATTGCACACGGCTTGTCGGATAACTTGATTGAGCGAGCAGCAGACGTGGTCATGAAAGAGCGAGGTCAACTGTTATTGGTAGTTCGTGAAACGCCATTTTCTACGCTTCATCTAGAGAACATGCACAAACTATCGACCATGGGCGTGACGATCATGCCTGCGGCTCCGGGGTTTTATCACCAACCTAAGTCTATTGAAGATCTGGTCGACTTTATGGTGGCGCGTATTCTTGATCATCTTGGTATCGAACAAGGTTTAGTGCCACGTTGGGGCTACGATCAACGTAATTGA
- the thiQ gene encoding thiamine ABC transporter ATP-binding protein, with protein MLVMKDVDYHYHQELFSFDFQAEQGDIVALMGPSGAGKSTLLALVAGFIEPTSGEISVAGQSLIGKEAHQRPLAMLFQEHNLFAHLTVRENIGLGLHPGLKLTATQKLDVEQAAAQVGVAEYLDRLPEQLSGGQRQRVALARCFVQPHDIWLLDEPFSALDPLLREEMLSLVKRLAAERNITVLMVTHHLGDARSIANKFVFVALGKVLVEDSIAELTADHPQPELSSFVKAGE; from the coding sequence ATGTTAGTGATGAAAGATGTGGATTACCACTATCACCAAGAGTTGTTTAGTTTTGATTTCCAAGCTGAGCAGGGCGATATTGTTGCTCTGATGGGACCAAGTGGTGCGGGTAAATCAACGCTACTTGCATTGGTTGCTGGGTTTATTGAGCCGACATCGGGTGAGATCTCGGTGGCAGGACAATCATTGATTGGCAAAGAAGCGCACCAACGCCCGCTGGCGATGTTGTTCCAAGAACACAACCTATTTGCTCACCTCACGGTGCGTGAAAATATTGGCTTAGGCTTGCATCCGGGGTTAAAGCTTACGGCAACCCAAAAGCTCGACGTTGAGCAAGCGGCTGCGCAGGTGGGTGTAGCGGAGTACTTAGATAGGCTGCCTGAACAATTATCTGGTGGGCAACGTCAGCGTGTCGCACTGGCGCGTTGTTTTGTTCAACCACACGATATTTGGTTACTTGATGAACCTTTCTCTGCGCTTGACCCTTTGCTACGCGAAGAGATGTTGAGCTTGGTAAAACGATTAGCGGCAGAGCGCAACATCACCGTCTTGATGGTGACACACCACTTAGGTGACGCTCGCAGTATTGCGAACAAGTTTGTGTTTGTCGCATTGGGGAAGGTGTTGGTTGAAGACTCAATAGCCGAGCTTACCGCTGACCACCCACAACCAGAACTCAGTTCGTTTGTGAAAGCGGGTGAGTGA
- a CDS encoding HPr family phosphocarrier protein produces MELTRTVLIQNRLGLHARAAVKLVELAQSFDATITIHSEEDKTATADSVMGLLMLESAQGQHITIQAAGTDSQQALDAVCHLIEDKFDEGE; encoded by the coding sequence ATGGAATTAACTCGAACTGTACTGATCCAAAATCGCTTGGGTCTTCACGCTAGAGCAGCCGTAAAGTTGGTTGAGCTTGCACAAAGCTTTGATGCAACCATCACTATCCATAGCGAAGAAGACAAAACAGCGACAGCTGACAGCGTAATGGGGCTACTTATGCTGGAATCAGCACAAGGGCAACATATTACTATTCAAGCTGCAGGCACCGACTCACAGCAAGCACTGGATGCCGTCTGTCATCTCATTGAAGACAAGTTTGATGAGGGTGAGTAG
- the thiP gene encoding thiamine/thiamine pyrophosphate ABC transporter permease ThiP, which translates to MIKKTPKVGIWVAILITAFVVSAVGALLSNAPSLDISQVWSDPYYWHVTKFSFYQATLSTVLSVGFAIPIAHALCRRQFFGRALLLRLFASTLVLPVLVGVFGLLAIYGNSGWLAKFLANFDIELPFSIYGLNGILLAHVFFNLPYASRLLLQALDTVPAEQHKLCAHLGMSHWNKFKWVEWPRLRQQLPHVCGLVFMLCFTSFATVMALGGGPKSTTIELAIYQAIKFDFDLQAGALLAIWQMLLCGVLAVSIQRLSKPISVTASQLAEEKYLVKDSWWSKAWDSFWIIIVSMLVLPPLAMVIVSGINSQALTVLSSEPFWAALMTSVKVASLASVIAVGIGIAILLTSRAWRLQNKNFRADKIELIGTIILVTPGLVISTGIFLLLRSFTDVFSLAFFIVIAVNSLMALPYVIKTLAQPMLHLSQQYQYVCASLGMTGFTRFRLVEWRALRKPMAQAFSISFMLAMGDLSAIALFGSQDFRTLPLYLFQLLGSYQMEAAAVVSVSLLLLSVGSFSFIEFLFTRTSNLNAKKLRNR; encoded by the coding sequence ATGATAAAGAAAACACCTAAGGTCGGGATCTGGGTTGCGATACTCATTACCGCCTTCGTGGTTTCAGCAGTTGGGGCATTGCTTAGCAATGCCCCTTCTCTTGATATCAGCCAAGTATGGTCCGATCCCTACTATTGGCATGTAACGAAATTCAGCTTTTATCAAGCGACACTCTCAACAGTGCTGAGTGTTGGCTTTGCTATACCTATTGCTCATGCGCTGTGCCGTAGACAATTTTTTGGACGCGCTTTGTTGTTAAGGTTGTTCGCGTCCACCTTAGTCCTGCCGGTGTTAGTCGGTGTATTTGGCTTACTTGCGATCTATGGTAATAGTGGTTGGTTAGCTAAGTTTTTGGCGAACTTCGATATTGAACTGCCATTTTCGATTTATGGCTTGAATGGTATTTTGTTGGCGCATGTTTTCTTTAACTTGCCTTATGCTAGTCGTTTACTTTTGCAAGCGTTAGATACTGTGCCTGCCGAGCAGCATAAACTCTGTGCTCACTTAGGCATGAGCCATTGGAATAAATTTAAATGGGTTGAATGGCCGAGGCTAAGGCAGCAATTACCGCATGTGTGTGGCTTAGTGTTCATGCTGTGCTTCACCAGCTTTGCTACCGTGATGGCGTTGGGTGGTGGTCCGAAATCGACCACCATTGAGCTCGCCATCTATCAAGCAATCAAATTCGACTTTGACCTGCAGGCTGGCGCGCTACTTGCGATATGGCAAATGCTGCTGTGTGGAGTGCTCGCGGTCAGCATTCAACGCCTATCGAAACCTATTTCTGTGACGGCCAGCCAGTTGGCGGAAGAGAAATATTTGGTTAAGGACAGCTGGTGGTCAAAAGCTTGGGACAGCTTCTGGATCATCATAGTCTCAATGCTGGTATTGCCGCCATTAGCTATGGTTATCGTCAGTGGTATTAACTCGCAAGCACTGACAGTACTCAGCAGTGAGCCGTTTTGGGCGGCATTAATGACCTCGGTTAAAGTCGCGTCATTAGCAAGTGTTATCGCGGTTGGTATTGGTATCGCGATACTACTGACCAGCAGAGCATGGCGCTTACAGAATAAGAACTTTCGAGCCGATAAAATCGAGCTGATTGGCACTATTATCTTAGTCACTCCGGGGCTAGTGATCAGTACGGGTATCTTCCTACTATTACGCTCATTTACCGATGTGTTCAGCTTGGCTTTCTTTATCGTGATTGCCGTCAACAGTTTAATGGCACTGCCTTACGTAATTAAAACCTTAGCTCAACCTATGCTGCATTTGTCTCAGCAGTACCAGTATGTGTGTGCAAGCTTAGGAATGACAGGATTCACTCGCTTTAGGTTGGTGGAGTGGCGCGCATTACGTAAGCCGATGGCGCAAGCCTTCTCGATCAGCTTTATGCTGGCGATGGGCGACTTAAGTGCGATTGCCTTATTTGGTAGCCAAGACTTTAGAACACTGCCTTTGTACCTATTCCAATTGCTAGGCAGCTATCAGATGGAAGCCGCAGCCGTTGTTTCGGTTAGTCTGCTGCTGTTGAGTGTGGGCAGTTTTAGCTTCATTGAATTTTTATTTACTCGAACCTCAAATCTCAATGCTAAAAAGTTAAGGAACCGATGA
- the mpl gene encoding UDP-N-acetylmuramate:L-alanyl-gamma-D-glutamyl-meso-diaminopimelate ligase: MHIHILGICGTFMGGAAVLARQLGHKVTGSDANVYPPMSTLLESQGIDIIEGFDPSQLEPRPDLVVIGNAMSRGNPCVEYVLDNNLRYTSGPQWLQEFLLHDRWVLAVSGTHGKTTTSSMLAWVLEDCGYAPGFLVGGVLGNFGISARLGESMFFVVEADEYDSAFFDKRSKFVHYHPRTLVMNNLEFDHADIFDDLEAIKRQFHHLVRTVPSNGRIFSPKQDVAIQDVLSRGCWSETESSGEQGDWDAKKLVKDGSQFEVYFQNECVGTVNWDLVGDHNVNNALMAIAAARHVGVTPDLACESLATFINTKRRLEFKGEVAGVSVYDDFAHHPTAIELTLGGLRNKVDTKKIIAVLEPRSATMKRGVHKETLADSLKQADSTYLFQPGNIDWSVQDVADACHQPAHVSDDMDAFVAKIVSEAQAGDQILVMSNGGFGGIHQKLLDGLALKG, translated from the coding sequence ATGCATATTCATATCTTAGGAATTTGTGGCACCTTTATGGGTGGTGCTGCGGTATTGGCTCGTCAACTAGGTCACAAGGTTACCGGTAGTGACGCGAATGTTTACCCACCAATGAGCACTTTGTTGGAATCTCAAGGGATTGACATTATTGAAGGGTTCGACCCTAGCCAACTCGAGCCAAGGCCGGATCTCGTGGTTATCGGTAACGCGATGAGCCGTGGTAACCCGTGTGTTGAGTATGTATTGGATAACAATCTTAGATACACCTCTGGCCCTCAGTGGTTGCAAGAATTCTTGCTGCATGACCGTTGGGTGTTGGCGGTATCGGGAACGCATGGTAAGACCACGACATCAAGCATGCTGGCTTGGGTCTTGGAAGACTGTGGCTATGCACCGGGCTTTTTAGTTGGCGGTGTGTTGGGTAACTTTGGTATCTCTGCTCGCCTTGGTGAAAGCATGTTCTTCGTGGTCGAAGCTGACGAATATGACAGTGCTTTTTTCGATAAACGATCTAAGTTCGTCCATTACCACCCAAGAACCTTGGTCATGAATAACCTAGAGTTCGATCATGCGGACATCTTCGATGATCTTGAGGCGATTAAACGTCAGTTCCATCACTTAGTGCGCACTGTGCCAAGCAATGGCCGTATTTTCTCACCTAAACAAGATGTGGCTATTCAAGATGTTCTATCTCGTGGCTGTTGGAGTGAGACTGAATCAAGCGGCGAGCAAGGCGATTGGGATGCTAAGAAGTTAGTCAAAGACGGCTCTCAATTTGAGGTCTACTTCCAAAATGAATGTGTTGGAACGGTAAACTGGGATTTAGTGGGCGACCACAACGTAAACAATGCCTTGATGGCGATAGCAGCTGCACGACACGTAGGTGTGACTCCTGACTTAGCGTGTGAATCACTAGCTACTTTCATTAACACTAAGCGCCGCTTGGAGTTTAAAGGCGAGGTGGCAGGTGTTTCTGTTTATGACGATTTTGCTCATCACCCAACGGCGATTGAACTTACGCTAGGCGGGTTACGTAATAAGGTCGACACTAAGAAGATCATTGCCGTTTTAGAGCCTCGTTCTGCCACCATGAAACGTGGTGTGCACAAAGAAACCTTGGCTGATTCGTTGAAGCAGGCGGATTCTACCTACTTATTCCAACCGGGTAACATTGATTGGTCGGTTCAAGATGTTGCAGACGCTTGTCACCAACCTGCACACGTGAGTGATGACATGGATGCATTCGTTGCTAAAATTGTCTCAGAGGCACAAGCGGGTGACCAAATCTTGGTAATGAGTAATGGTGGCTTTGGTGGTATTCACCAAAAACTGTTGGATGGATTGGCACTCAAAGGCTAA
- the mgtE gene encoding magnesium transporter, producing the protein MAEQLEFDQAHQTLQEVSEALENGRFVHVRRQLQDMEPEDIAHLLEASPRKSRDVLWQLTDPEDYGEILDELNEDVKDALVSKMAPETLAEATEGMETDDVAYVLRSLPDDVSREVLSQMDSVDRALVETALSYPEDSAGAIMNTDVITIRGDVDVDVVLRYMRMRGELPDATDALYVIDEEERLIGNLSLTTLVTTQPDVAVSEVMEDADEAIAVETSASDIASLFERRNWVSAPVVDSNQHLVGRITIDDVVDVIREDAEHSMMSMAGMDDDEDTFAPVVKSARRRSVWLGANVLAALAAASVSNMFEATLDQMAAIAVLMTIVPSMGGVAGNQTVALVIRGLALGHIGDSNKRELLLKEAAIGFLNGVLWAVIIGGIVVAWKGNWILGGIISAAMMTNLIVAGIAGVTIPVMLKKMNIDPALAGGMALTTVTDVIGLSVFLGLATILI; encoded by the coding sequence ATGGCAGAGCAATTAGAATTCGACCAAGCTCACCAAACCCTCCAAGAAGTCAGCGAAGCCCTAGAAAACGGCCGATTTGTTCACGTACGCCGACAACTTCAGGACATGGAACCTGAAGATATTGCACACCTTTTAGAAGCCTCCCCTCGCAAAAGTCGTGACGTACTCTGGCAACTCACCGATCCTGAAGACTACGGTGAAATTCTTGATGAACTAAACGAAGATGTCAAAGATGCTCTTGTGTCGAAAATGGCACCTGAGACCTTAGCAGAAGCAACCGAAGGCATGGAAACCGATGACGTCGCGTACGTACTTCGAAGCCTACCTGATGATGTTTCTCGCGAAGTCCTTTCTCAAATGGACTCTGTTGATCGTGCATTAGTTGAAACCGCCCTGTCGTACCCTGAAGATTCAGCGGGTGCGATCATGAATACCGACGTAATCACGATTCGTGGTGATGTCGATGTTGATGTTGTATTACGCTACATGCGTATGCGTGGCGAACTGCCCGATGCAACTGATGCACTATATGTTATTGATGAAGAAGAACGTCTTATCGGTAACCTATCGCTTACCACACTGGTAACGACTCAGCCTGATGTGGCAGTTTCCGAAGTGATGGAGGATGCCGACGAAGCGATCGCGGTTGAAACCAGCGCTTCCGATATTGCGAGCCTGTTCGAACGTCGTAATTGGGTTTCAGCGCCAGTAGTTGATAGCAATCAACACCTTGTTGGTCGTATCACCATCGATGACGTGGTTGATGTTATCCGTGAAGATGCCGAGCACTCAATGATGAGTATGGCGGGTATGGACGATGACGAAGATACCTTCGCACCAGTCGTAAAGTCCGCTCGTCGTCGTAGTGTGTGGCTTGGTGCCAACGTACTCGCGGCACTTGCTGCAGCATCGGTATCGAATATGTTTGAAGCAACGCTCGACCAAATGGCAGCGATTGCAGTACTGATGACTATCGTACCTTCAATGGGTGGTGTTGCTGGTAACCAAACCGTTGCTTTGGTTATTCGTGGTTTGGCACTCGGTCATATCGGTGACAGTAACAAACGCGAACTGCTACTCAAAGAGGCGGCCATCGGCTTCCTAAACGGCGTTCTATGGGCCGTTATCATTGGTGGTATCGTGGTGGCTTGGAAAGGTAACTGGATACTGGGAGGTATCATCTCAGCGGCGATGATGACTAACTTGATTGTCGCAGGTATTGCAGGTGTAACTATCCCAGTGATGCTGAAGAAAATGAATATCGATCCAGCCCTTGCTGGCGGTATGGCACTGACCACAGTAACCGATGTTATTGGCCTATCGGTGTTCTTAGGCTTAGCAACCATTCTTATTTAA